One genomic segment of Bacteroidales bacterium includes these proteins:
- a CDS encoding class I SAM-dependent methyltransferase, which produces MAHLNNNAGMIRKVKKLSKSIFFKVWYSYVSKVDKNAEVTFMNYGYSKNKHSIELDEKDRLNRYSSQLYHFVAGSVDIQGKDILEIGCGRGGGISYISRYMAPKSAIGLDLNKNSIEFCKNYYANENIRFVRGNAEKLSFRENSFDVVINVESSHRYLKMENFLNEAYRVLKPGGILLFADFRPDDELELLDQQLKSARFIPMKNEIITENVLEALELTSTDRQILVRKLTPKMLHRIGDMFATTKGTPTFNKLATHQFEYLFYMLMKSH; this is translated from the coding sequence ATGGCACATTTGAACAATAATGCGGGAATGATCAGGAAAGTAAAAAAGCTGTCAAAAAGTATTTTTTTTAAGGTCTGGTATTCCTATGTAAGCAAAGTGGATAAAAATGCTGAGGTTACATTTATGAACTATGGATATTCGAAGAATAAGCATTCAATCGAACTTGATGAAAAAGACCGATTAAACAGGTACTCTTCACAACTTTACCATTTTGTAGCCGGAAGTGTTGATATTCAAGGGAAAGATATACTTGAAATTGGCTGTGGCCGAGGTGGTGGCATATCTTATATCAGTCGATATATGGCACCAAAATCGGCTATAGGGCTTGATCTGAATAAAAATTCAATAGAATTCTGCAAAAATTATTACGCAAACGAGAATATCCGGTTTGTGAGGGGTAATGCAGAGAAACTCAGTTTCCGGGAAAATTCATTTGATGTAGTTATCAATGTAGAATCATCGCATCGATACCTAAAGATGGAAAACTTCCTCAATGAAGCCTATCGGGTGCTGAAACCAGGTGGTATTTTGCTTTTTGCAGATTTCAGACCTGATGATGAACTGGAACTGCTCGATCAGCAGCTTAAAAGTGCGAGATTCATTCCAATGAAAAATGAGATCATTACAGAAAATGTATTGGAAGCTCTGGAGCTAACATCAACCGACCGGCAAATCCTTGTGCGAAAGCTTACTCCGAAAATGCTGCATCGTATTGGCGATATGTTTGCCACCACTAAAGGCACACCTACTTTTAACAAATTAGCAACCCATCAGTTTGAGTACCTGTTTTATATGCTGATGAAATCACATTAA
- a CDS encoding cysteate synthase — protein MKQDKLATIYQLQSLVNGQVFEDSGWLLDEPGASVPGLIRAIYEEKTLNLRSQESGLYRFAGWLPIKKYLKGSSAPVTYKSEALAASLGLSDLFITFSGYWPEKGATMSTCSFKETEAYSVCARLDPEIGKVLVVASAGNTARAFARVCSDNNIPLLLSVPEDNLTALWFDTPLNDCVKLIASRKGCDYFDAIHLANLVCSLEGFIAEGGAKNVARRDGMGTTVLSAVSFIGRIPDYYFQAVGSGTGAIAAWEANLRLLEDGRFGQNKMKLILSQNAPFTPIMDAWNAGSRDMLPYDDAIARKHVEEIDAKVLSNRKPPYPIKGGLFDALSDTGGLIMAMNNAEARNAAQLFLDTEGIDIHPAAAVAVASLVEAVHKKLVGRNDQIMLNITGGGEQRFQKEKELFFLKPDLIFDMNPSIEEIAALVPSLF, from the coding sequence ATGAAACAGGACAAGTTAGCAACGATTTATCAATTGCAATCTTTGGTTAATGGACAAGTTTTTGAAGATTCCGGATGGTTGCTTGATGAACCAGGTGCTTCTGTTCCGGGATTGATCAGGGCTATTTATGAAGAAAAGACCTTAAACCTGAGAAGCCAGGAGTCAGGATTATACCGGTTTGCTGGCTGGTTGCCCATTAAGAAATACCTTAAAGGGTCTTCTGCCCCGGTTACTTACAAAAGTGAGGCATTGGCAGCATCTCTCGGACTTTCTGACCTCTTCATCACATTTAGTGGCTACTGGCCTGAAAAGGGAGCTACTATGAGTACCTGTTCATTCAAGGAAACAGAAGCTTATTCGGTATGTGCGCGCCTGGATCCCGAGATTGGTAAGGTTCTGGTGGTGGCTTCTGCCGGAAATACAGCCCGGGCATTCGCAAGGGTTTGTTCAGATAATAATATTCCATTATTGCTTTCTGTGCCTGAAGATAATCTCACGGCCCTTTGGTTTGATACTCCGCTAAATGATTGTGTAAAACTGATTGCCAGCCGGAAAGGATGTGATTATTTTGATGCTATCCACCTGGCAAATTTGGTTTGTTCTCTGGAGGGTTTCATTGCTGAAGGTGGTGCTAAGAATGTGGCACGTCGTGATGGAATGGGTACAACTGTCCTTTCTGCCGTATCATTTATCGGAAGGATTCCGGATTATTATTTCCAGGCTGTTGGAAGTGGTACCGGGGCCATTGCTGCATGGGAGGCTAATTTGAGGCTATTGGAAGATGGCCGGTTTGGACAAAACAAAATGAAACTTATTTTGTCTCAAAATGCTCCATTCACACCTATTATGGATGCCTGGAATGCAGGGTCGAGGGATATGCTGCCTTATGATGATGCTATCGCACGTAAGCATGTAGAAGAAATTGATGCTAAAGTACTTTCAAACCGTAAACCCCCTTATCCCATAAAAGGCGGACTGTTTGATGCTCTTTCAGATACCGGAGGATTGATCATGGCGATGAATAATGCTGAAGCTCGTAATGCTGCTCAGCTCTTTCTCGATACTGAAGGTATTGATATCCACCCGGCTGCTGCTGTCGCCGTTGCTTCGCTTGTTGAGGCAGTACATAAAAAGCTGGTTGGCAGGAACGACCAAATTATGCTGAATATCACCGGAGGGGGTGAACAGAGATTCCAAAAAGAAAAAGAGTTGTTTTTTCTCAAACCGGATTTGATCTTTGATATGAATCCTTCCATCGAAGAAATAGCAGCATTGGTGCCTTCATTGTTCTGA
- a CDS encoding DASS family sodium-coupled anion symporter, whose product MLKWLKRNQFVISLFAGILLALAEYLLNPFNLGEDATKAVAVAILMITWWITEALPMPAVALLPLVLQPLLGLGTIEEVSKSYSNPVIFLFMGGFMIGLALQKWNLHKRIALYIVKQTGTSGDRIILGFILATGFLSMWLSNTATTMMMFPIALSVIVVMKEHENAGSGFTNFSLVLMLVIAYASNIGGMATIIGTPPNVAFLGFIEKKYGYTVQFLDWMIICAPLALLLLAALYLTMTKILFPNHIKHNEVANKFIEQELKALGKLSNAEKRVLVIFSVTALLWITKDLLNGIGLFKLDDNMIAVLGALALFATPSGEKKEQKSVMVLDWNDTTKMSWGILLLFGGGIALANSLEKAGVMAQIGNWLAGFSQMGGFTLILIIVVVSIFLSELMSNVAQVIVLAPVLASLADALHLDPIMLGLPMTLAASAASMMPIGTPPNAIVFGSGFIKLKDMLKAGFVMNLISIILITLFCWFLLPLVIHVMK is encoded by the coding sequence ATGCTAAAATGGCTGAAAAGAAATCAATTCGTGATTTCGCTATTTGCAGGCATCCTGCTGGCATTAGCTGAATATTTGCTGAACCCGTTTAATTTGGGAGAGGATGCCACAAAGGCTGTTGCTGTTGCCATACTGATGATCACCTGGTGGATTACCGAAGCCTTACCAATGCCGGCTGTTGCATTACTTCCTCTTGTGCTGCAACCCTTACTTGGACTAGGGACTATTGAAGAAGTGTCAAAGTCATACAGCAATCCGGTTATTTTCCTGTTCATGGGAGGGTTCATGATTGGTCTTGCACTTCAGAAATGGAACTTACATAAGCGAATTGCCTTGTATATCGTAAAACAAACAGGTACGAGTGGCGACAGGATCATCCTTGGGTTCATACTCGCTACCGGCTTTTTAAGCATGTGGTTAAGCAATACAGCCACTACCATGATGATGTTCCCCATTGCTCTCAGTGTGATTGTTGTGATGAAAGAGCATGAAAATGCAGGGTCCGGTTTTACCAATTTTTCCCTGGTTCTTATGCTGGTGATTGCTTATGCAAGTAATATTGGAGGAATGGCGACTATCATCGGGACGCCACCCAACGTTGCGTTCCTGGGATTTATAGAGAAAAAGTATGGTTATACTGTGCAGTTTCTTGATTGGATGATCATTTGTGCCCCCCTTGCCTTGCTATTATTGGCAGCACTTTATCTCACAATGACAAAGATTCTCTTCCCAAACCACATCAAACATAATGAAGTAGCAAATAAATTTATTGAACAGGAACTCAAAGCCCTTGGGAAATTATCTAATGCTGAAAAACGGGTATTGGTCATCTTTTCAGTTACTGCTTTACTATGGATTACCAAGGATTTGTTAAATGGTATCGGTCTGTTCAAATTGGACGATAATATGATTGCTGTTTTAGGTGCTCTTGCATTATTTGCTACTCCCAGTGGAGAGAAAAAGGAACAAAAGTCTGTTATGGTGCTCGATTGGAATGATACCACCAAAATGTCATGGGGGATACTTTTGCTTTTCGGAGGAGGGATCGCTTTGGCGAATTCCCTTGAAAAAGCCGGAGTTATGGCTCAGATCGGGAATTGGTTGGCAGGGTTCAGTCAGATGGGTGGATTTACATTGATACTGATTATCGTTGTGGTCTCCATCTTCCTGAGCGAGCTGATGAGTAATGTTGCCCAGGTGATCGTACTTGCACCGGTCCTGGCCTCTCTGGCCGACGCTCTGCATCTTGACCCTATCATGTTGGGATTGCCAATGACGCTTGCAGCGAGTGCGGCTTCCATGATGCCTATCGGAACACCTCCCAACGCTATTGTTTTTGGCAGTGGTTTCATCAAATTGAAAGATATGCTAAAGGCTGGATTTGTAATGAATTTGATCAGCATTATCCTTATAACCCTTTTTTGTTGGTTCCTGTTACCATTGGTGATACATGTGATGAAATAG
- a CDS encoding MFS transporter — protein sequence MAEPRPSFPRSFWTVISMEFFERGSYYGMMSVLSVYLVLSRNEGGLGFSKESVGAIKSVIVPMLYFLPILSGAIGDRYGYRKVLFFAFASMSLGYFFAGLSTTYIAIFSSLLLVALGAGFFKPMISGTIAKVTDESSSSLGFGIYYWSINLGAFLFPLILVPWLKSISWSYIFFMAAIGTGWLIFLNLFVFKEPVKEKSSKPLIQVFTEMLIVLKDYRFFLMLLIYSGFWIMYFQVYDSVLWYLTEKVDMSPFNNIVNSFLGLFMDSPSWKFEAEHVTAMNAGAIILLQILVSSLVRNTKVLPTMIFGIALGSLGMGMLAIAPNAWVFMASMFVFTLGEMIAHPKFISYVGLIAPPDKKAVYQGYSFLYGVIGSGVGGILGATLYVRFVEKQNNPALLWITFSMIGVVTIIGLLLYNRFIVNNNNSQKA from the coding sequence ATGGCTGAGCCCCGCCCTTCATTCCCCCGTAGTTTCTGGACTGTAATTTCCATGGAGTTCTTCGAAAGAGGTTCTTATTATGGGATGATGTCGGTATTATCCGTTTATCTTGTATTGAGCAGGAATGAAGGAGGATTGGGCTTTTCGAAAGAAAGTGTAGGAGCTATCAAGAGTGTGATTGTGCCAATGCTGTATTTCCTTCCCATTCTGTCAGGCGCAATAGGAGATCGGTATGGTTACCGAAAAGTGCTCTTCTTTGCATTTGCTTCAATGAGTCTGGGATATTTCTTTGCAGGGCTTTCCACCACTTACATAGCCATTTTCAGTTCATTATTGTTGGTAGCCTTGGGAGCCGGATTCTTTAAGCCTATGATTTCCGGCACCATAGCAAAAGTTACTGATGAATCAAGTTCTTCACTGGGATTTGGAATCTACTATTGGTCGATTAACCTTGGAGCCTTCCTTTTCCCACTCATCCTTGTACCCTGGTTGAAATCAATTTCATGGTCATATATATTTTTTATGGCAGCTATAGGAACAGGTTGGCTGATATTCCTCAACCTGTTTGTTTTCAAAGAACCGGTGAAAGAAAAGAGTTCAAAGCCTCTCATCCAGGTATTCACCGAAATGCTCATTGTGCTTAAAGATTATCGGTTTTTCTTGATGCTATTGATTTACAGCGGATTCTGGATCATGTATTTCCAGGTATACGATTCTGTTTTATGGTACCTGACAGAGAAAGTGGACATGTCACCTTTTAACAATATTGTAAATTCCTTTCTGGGATTATTCATGGATTCACCTTCATGGAAATTTGAGGCCGAGCATGTTACTGCAATGAATGCCGGGGCTATTATCCTGTTACAAATCCTGGTCTCGAGCCTTGTAAGAAACACGAAAGTACTGCCTACGATGATCTTTGGAATTGCTTTAGGATCACTGGGAATGGGGATGCTCGCTATTGCCCCTAATGCCTGGGTTTTCATGGCTTCAATGTTTGTATTCACCCTTGGGGAGATGATTGCCCATCCAAAATTTATTTCCTATGTTGGACTTATCGCTCCTCCGGACAAAAAAGCAGTTTACCAGGGTTATTCTTTCCTTTATGGAGTAATTGGCAGTGGAGTAGGCGGAATCCTGGGAGCTACTCTGTATGTGAGGTTTGTAGAGAAGCAAAACAATCCGGCCCTGTTATGGATTACTTTCTCAATGATAGGAGTAGTTACAATAATTGGATTGCTTTTATATAACAGGTTTATTGTCAACAACAATAATAGCCAAAAAGCATAA
- the namA gene encoding NADPH dehydrogenase NamA, with the protein MLFEPLTIRDIRFRNRIVMSPMCQYSAINGYANDWHLVHYGSRAVGGAGLVIMEATAVSPEGRITPGDLGIYDDDHIVQLRKINAFLHQYGAISGIQLAHAGRKAGCALPVEGGKQLGINKGGWQTLAPSPVPFYADDSFPLMLDTAGIKAIIASFRKGAQRSLEAGFKVVEIHAAHGYLIHQFLSPLSNKRTDEYGGDFNNRIRFLKEIVTAVREVWPENLPLFVRISATDYSEGGWNVDESTQLAVILKTMGVDLIDTSSGGLVYDAKIPFGPGYQVMFSEKLRKETGIKTAAVGLITEPSQAEEILLKGQADMIMLGRELLRNPYFPLFAANTLSNEIEWPLQYKRAQK; encoded by the coding sequence ATGCTTTTTGAACCTTTAACCATAAGAGATATCCGTTTCAGGAATCGGATTGTGATGTCACCCATGTGTCAGTATTCTGCAATTAATGGTTATGCAAACGACTGGCACCTTGTACATTATGGCAGCCGGGCTGTTGGAGGGGCAGGATTGGTCATTATGGAAGCAACGGCCGTTTCTCCTGAAGGCAGAATTACTCCGGGTGATCTGGGTATTTATGATGATGACCATATTGTACAATTGCGTAAAATAAATGCATTTCTTCATCAATATGGCGCCATATCCGGGATACAACTTGCCCATGCCGGAAGGAAAGCCGGATGTGCATTACCCGTGGAAGGAGGGAAGCAACTCGGAATCAATAAAGGAGGGTGGCAAACTTTAGCGCCTTCTCCAGTACCTTTTTATGCCGATGATTCCTTTCCCCTGATGCTGGATACAGCTGGTATAAAAGCCATCATTGCCAGTTTCCGGAAGGGAGCACAGCGATCATTGGAGGCCGGTTTTAAGGTGGTTGAGATACATGCGGCTCATGGATACCTGATCCATCAGTTTTTATCTCCATTAAGTAATAAAAGAACCGATGAATATGGTGGAGATTTTAATAACCGGATCCGGTTTCTAAAAGAAATTGTGACTGCTGTGAGGGAGGTGTGGCCGGAGAATCTCCCATTGTTTGTCAGAATTTCTGCCACCGACTATTCCGAAGGAGGCTGGAATGTTGATGAGTCAACACAACTTGCAGTCATTCTTAAAACCATGGGTGTCGACCTGATAGATACTTCTTCAGGGGGTCTCGTATATGATGCCAAAATTCCGTTCGGACCGGGTTACCAGGTAATGTTTTCCGAGAAATTAAGAAAGGAAACAGGTATTAAAACGGCTGCAGTAGGATTGATCACTGAACCTTCACAAGCCGAAGAAATTCTACTGAAAGGCCAGGCAGATATGATTATGCTGGGGAGGGAGTTACTACGGAATCCTTATTTCCCCTTATTTGCTGCTAATACACTCTCAAATGAAATAGAATGGCCTTTGCAGTATAAGCGTGCACAAAAGTAA